From Chrysemys picta bellii isolate R12L10 chromosome 1, ASM1138683v2, whole genome shotgun sequence:
AGAATGCAAATGAATTGTTTCTAGTATTAAGTAAAAGCAACCACCAAGGTAAAGGGTAGGGCGGGTAAAGCTGCATGCATTATAAATTGATGTTGCAGGCTACACAGTAGCAGAAGGCATCATTCTTACTGAGTCTGAACCAAACAGCACTGGGATCAATATAAGCAGGTAAGACATACTTAATGAATGAAAGAAGGTAGAACATGTATTTTGGTGAAAGTGAAAAGTCAAAGAAACAAGGACAGAAAGCAGCAGAGGTGAACACCAAAAATGTAGACTTATTTTTATTGCTGACTCAGGTAGAAAAGGGCTCCCATAGCAACTGAAACCCAAATCAGCATCATCATGGGTGCTGAAACATACTGAATTATTCCCATATATACAGTCACTGGTGAAAAACCTGAGTGCTCAAAGAGGCCTAGTAAAAAGAGAGTTCAATTCAGAGTTTAATATCTGGCAGACTGCTTACACCCAATCCCCACTGCAGCCATGAACTCAGCTGCATGCAAATCCATCTGTGGCTGGGAAGAAAGGGATAGGGTTACTTTTGCTCTGACATTTCCAAATTAGTCTGTTGCAGTTCCAAAGTAGCACTATTTCTTCTTGGTagctctctttccttctcctttcttgGGTTTTCCTTTACCACGGAGCTTCTTTAGCCGTCTCATCTCTTCCTTAAAATCTTGATGTTCATCTCTGGATGgaagaaagagagggaagaggGTTAAATTTAACTTCTTCCAAAAGAACAAGAGTGCAGTGGGTTCTGGCGGCCAATACTTCCCACTCAGAATGGTAGATTCCCACCTTGAAGAATGGAGAGCTGTACACAAAACAAGATGAGAACTAAAGTAAACATTATACAACATGTACATTATCCTAGTGTGTTTTATATCAAGaggaaaacaaaccaacaacataATATTTTGCATTACAGCAGCACCTTCCATTCCAGAATCTCGAAGTACTTAACAGAAATTAAGGAATGAAGCCTATCATCAACATGTGAGGTAATGTTATTCCATTTTAAAAGGTGGGGTAAAACCAAGACTTAGAAGTGAAGGGACTTGCTCAGAGTCACaccaagtctgtggcagaatgaAAAAAAGGATTGAAATCTCCTGGCTTGCAGTCTTGTTGTTTATCCAATGCTCTCCAACTCCCACACCCATACCTATTCCCAGGCAAGTCTGATGGTTGTCCAGATGTGTTAGAGAATGAAGCCTATATTGAATCTCATTACGTTTAGTGTTAGCAATAATATTGCAAACACTCACAGAATAATTTGAAAGATTTCCTTTGGTACTGATGGAATTAACAAGATTGCCTTTATCAGCAACAAATGATATATATTTCTTACAGTCTATTTCTTGATCCATTGTGCTCAAATGGgaagtaaaatataaaatcaacaagagacgaaaaaaaatcaaaatttcccccCCTCCAAGCTAGCTCAGAAGTCTCATCTTGTGTTGTAACACCATGCAAAGACTCAAGTTTGGGTCATTAGCTcctgaggagagaggcagggCGGGCTGCAGTTACACCTGGCATTGCTCTCAATTGATTTCACTGAAGGGTTCTGGAGGAACCTATGGGATCAGTGGgatctttattatttatttgtattatcatagtgcctaggagccctagtcatgaagCAGGACCCtcctgcgctaggtgctgtaaaaaagcagtaaaaaagtgaacaggggtggggaaggacaggatAGGAAATCCTGGAGAACCCTTTAAATAAATTCCACTCCATCTCCCATCCAAATGCAACTTAGCAgtggaaagtgtggggaaaaTGGGTAGTAGCACCTCAAGCTTGTCTAAGGCTGCTGCCCTGCTATTTTTAATACTTCCAGAAAAGTATAAGAATTATTCCCAGGCCCCCTTGGTCTTTAGATCTGTGTCTAACGTCTACTGCCTATCACAACATTTATTTCTGAATAGCACACCTGAGCCACTGCAGGCCTCTCTGAGCCTACACAAGAAACAAGACACTTGAGCAAGTACAGTTTATAGTTTGGCGTTTTGTGCCAAGAGGAAGTTATTCTAGGAAGTTTTGTTCTTACAATAGTGCAGGCAACACCTGGATTGTCACTATACCATACTAGAAATAGAAATCCTACCTATTAAAGAAATTCCTATAAATTCCATGCCAGTTGGCCAGAGTAAGGGCTGCATTTAACTGCCTCAAAGAACATCTACAAGTAATTAGTTCAGTGTTTCCTTACTCAAAATTGTAATACTCATTTAGAAGCTTGAATATAAGTGTTTCTAGTCAATTTTGTCCTCctatatttggaaaacaatttccCTTCATTTTGGATGGTTTGAAGGTGACCTAGTTTTTTAAAACTTAAAGAAAAATCAACCACCACCAAATTTCAAGGGTGGGTACTGAAGTAGCCATAAACACAGGGTAAGAGTATTTTAGCAGTTGGTGTATTAACATGCTATACATCTTTTGCAGCTCCTTGAAAGATCCGGACACCCCATAATTGTTGCCTTAGCTTCTGTTCTGCAGACAGACATCACACCTATCATTCATCAGCTTTGCAAAGCAATGCTTTCTTAATGGATAAGGCCCCTGTCCCAAAcagctagaacaggggttctcaaactttattgcaccacaacccccttctgacaacaaaaatgattacaagaccacggtgggaggggaggggggggacgacaaagcctgagcccacccaagccctgctgcctccagcagaggggggcaaagccaaagcccgagccccaccgccccaggtggtggggctcaggcttcagccccagtccCGGGTCAAACCTGTGCTCGGGTCTCAGCTTTGGGCCCGGGCCGCAGCAAGTCCAACGTCAACCCTGGCGACCTCATTAAAACAGGGCCGcgatccactttggggtcctgacccacagtttgagaaccgctgagctAGAAGAAACATGCTCCATATTGACATGTGATTGCTTAACTACACCCATTGGTCTACGAACTCTTGCCCACAAAAGGTTCGGTGCATCCAAATAGGAAAAACTACATAAACAACCCGTCCACATTTTACTCTATTCTTCCCACACCAAGCACACCAAAAAAAGTGCTTCTTCTATACGGCCTGTTTGTCTTCTGAACTGCACCACTTTAATAGTTCTGCTGCTGCTTTAACACAACCCTAATAGAAGCCACAACTCCTTGTTGCCCAgtccatccccctcaccccccaaattACACACATGGATCACCTGTAGAGGCCAAGGAAGCGGAGGTTCTTCATGAGGGCGACGTAGGTGTTGTGAGGAGGATACCAATCGTAGACTTCCTTCTGTTTGGCAAGGGGCTGCTCGCTGAACAGCTTCACTACTTTCATGGACTTATTGTCTGTTGGCCTGACAACTTCTCCAAATATCCGGGCACTCAGGCGGGCCATCCGCAAGGCATAATTGGAAAGAGCAGACATCTCCGGGCAAAGAATGGACACGCACACATATACACACTTCCCTacagaaggaagaggaaaaactGCAACTATTTGAGATGTTCCAGGATCCCAAGCATTTGCCAGTATGATCCTGTCTTCCACCCTCAAATCACACTTGCAATTCACACGAGATGAGGGGCATCATGCTTGAGGCTGCATTTCTCACTGCAACACAGTTGATGCCAATGTCATTTGCATAACCGTAAAACACATTAAGTATCACTTTTAGCACGTCTGAGGTTTGTCATCCCAGCTCTATGTAAAATTAGTCTAATTCCTAATATACAGTTCTCCACGTAGAGACATCACTTAATTTGGTAGTCTCTGCCGAGAAGTCAGGGATTAAATGGCATGAAGACTCAGGCCAAGATCCTCAAATGGTTTTTAAGCACCTAGCTCTCATTGATGTCAATATAGTTAGGGAGATTCATATCTCCATTTCTTTCTTCCATTCCTCATCTCTTTGGATTTCATGCGCGTGCTCCACCACGTCGTTGTTTTCTGTCAGTTTTCTCTCATATCTGTCCTTTTGTTTGAAGCATGTCCCCGCCTCCCTCTTCCAACTATTTTTCCACTTTTGCCTTCTTTTCCAAGAAACCCAACATGTCAACAAACTTCCCTCCAACCAAGGAGACTCCCTCCAGAGTCCCTCACTTCTGCGCCTTCAGACAGCCAAATGGAATCTCTAGAATATAAGATACTCTCAGAGTGATACTCCAAACTTTTAGCCATTACTGCTAGACTGCAAGAGCAATTCTTTCTCTCCCAACCCTAATGATCCCTTTGATGTTTTTCTTCAGCTCTCTTCACATTTCTCCTTCCCCATTTCTTTCCTCATCTTCCTCTCTATTTAAATTTGTTCTTCCCTACAGAATAGCTCTCAAGCTCCTACTGTCCACTTAATGAAACCTGACAATCCTTGTTAGTTTCACTCTACTTGCTGGGATCAATGGGGAAGCAGCTACATAAGATGAGACaaatgagagagggagagaaggaaaagatGAACCCTTTTATTTGTCTTGCCTTCAGCAGCAGAGCGCCCCTCTGATATTCCTGTTTATAGCTGTCAATCCTACGGAAAAAGGAATAGCACATACACAGAAGAGGATTAGATCTGCTTTTCTCTGTTATTGTAGTCGGCTCCACTGGGGAAGCATTGTATATGAGGCACAGATGTACAATCCTCTGTTTGGGATATTCCTGGCAGTGGAGTTTCAAGCAATTTATGTTATAGGTCATATAGGGTTAGTGAACAAGATCATACGGGATTCCCATGACCCTGTAATGACTTCAAACCCCCTGTGCGGCCCATACCATGCCTGTCTGGTGAATAGGTGATGGTTTAAATCTCTAGAGCTGTCAGCCTTCTTTCATGAGCGCTAGATCGTCTTTAAAGTTTAAAGtctgtgttttcttttaaaaagcatttcatAACTGCATCCAGAAACCAACAACAGAATCAAGATGAGCGTAAAATATTGGAGATGTATAAAAGCAACAGTGAAGACAATCTGTAGGACAGAGCCAAGTagatttaactaaatcaattgGGAATATTTTGTTTAATAACATTATCTTGAAGTAAATATTACCCCACATGGGCTTCTACATAGTGGAGGAGCTGGTGCACAATCGCCTCCTTAGATTTGCTCCCACTGGTGCTCAATAGTGCGACGAAACAGGGGGAGGAAGTGAATTCAGCACCCAAATAATAATGAAGTGTTCTCGGTCAAAAGAGAATATGAGAAGAACTACAATGGGAGGGCAAGCAAAGTGTCAGAGGCTTTAAGGCAAAGAAATGTCTTAATGTGAGAAGagagaagttctggaacagctgcaGTCCAGTATCTCAGTTTATCACAACCATGGGCTACACGTGGTAGAGTTAACATAAGCCTCTCCTGTGCTACAGTGGCTCTCTTTCTTCAGCAGCTAGAGAACATCACACAGCCATGCTGAATCACAGCACTGGCCCTTTCTAAATAGATATCCTAAAGTCCTGTATTTGCATAAATGGGATTGATTATTATTTTGCATTGGCCACCACCTTCACAGATACCAATGCACTCTACTGTGCCACAACCAACCCTCTCCAGTCTCCCTTTTCCACTGTGCCAGGAGAGCTGAAACCACTCTTAGCTCCTAGATGTGCAAGACAGCAGAATGGTGATGGGCTTTTAATTTAATAGTCCCTGCAGGGATCTTCTAAATAGCCTAATCCAAGGTTGGAGTCCTTTGGTATTCTTAGATTAGATAGGATTAGCTGAGAGATTAAATGGGTAAAAGTTGAAAACTCTCACCAGTGTCTGGGGAGCTATCCAAGCTGGTCTCCTTGGTGACCTGAGTTTCTGTGAGAAGCAGATGGAAAGTCTGAGCATAGTAGGTGAAAAACTACTGAtactgcacgctgcccctgccccaagtggtTCTGTGCCCTGCCCCGTCCACAAGTGctgcccccgcaactcccattggccacagttcccaaccaatgggggctgcgagggCAGCATggagagccccctggctgcccctatgcataggagccagaagggggacatgccactgcttccgggagctgcgcagagcagcccctggccccactccccagtgggagctcgagggctggattaaattgGCTAGTGGGCCGgtccgcgggctgtagtttgcccacccctgagctagccACACTAGGGGCTGGCCCACACTTCTGGATGACAGTGATGTTATCAGACTGACTGTTAGCAGTTTAACACTGAATGCTGTTTTCTGATAGGTTGTTTGCCCTGACCTCATCCCACTCCTTCACTGTCCTCCCCATCCCTTTTCCTCTTGAATGCCACTCTTTCCCACTCCTTTGCTTCT
This genomic window contains:
- the MRPS33 gene encoding small ribosomal subunit protein mS33, whose product is MSALSNYALRMARLSARIFGEVVRPTDNKSMKVVKLFSEQPLAKQKEVYDWYPPHNTYVALMKNLRFLGLYRDEHQDFKEEMRRLKKLRGKGKPKKGEGKRATKKK